In the genome of Desulfonauticus submarinus, one region contains:
- a CDS encoding bifunctional metallophosphatase/5'-nucleotidase: protein MKINLSWRIFFAIWICFIIGCAQKPVQTQSKSYFPLTVIHVNDTHSHLDPISLKIKLDGKKYYVKSGGYARIYSYVEKIRKERKNVFFLHAGDMVQGTIYFTLCHGKADIDVLNSLSLDAAVLGNHEFDKGPKFLLHNILFKAKFPILSANVKSNLFKNIFYPFIIKKFKKEKVAIVGLTTPSTKVISSPGPDVKFENTLKIARNVVSYLKSSGINKIIFLTHLGFKRDLELAKKVEDIDVIVGGHSHTLLGQWDILGKHDLPPYPVLIYNDKKPVLIATSWEWGKVVGDLDLVFDSKGVLLPASWKNSKCIMLISSEIKFKTKSGEKVLVKGTDYKMLIQKLAKSNVIVMPEDQKIKAIINKYSKIVEKQRQKVVATITQNLWHVRLPGDTVEGQKLKQGSLLAPLVAKAFLLKARQNGGADLALENAGAVRKSLKKGKVSLADIYEVLPFGNTLCVLQITGKKLKIALENAVRRSLLEKKNTGSFPYLAGARLIWSNNKELMGIEVFENGAWESLKEDKVYRVVTNSYLASGGDFYKEFKGAVKEDLGFLCADVFLEFLRGSNF, encoded by the coding sequence ATGAAAATAAATTTAAGTTGGAGAATATTTTTCGCAATTTGGATTTGTTTTATAATCGGCTGTGCCCAAAAACCCGTTCAAACCCAAAGTAAGTCTTATTTTCCTTTAACGGTTATTCATGTAAATGACACTCATTCTCATCTTGATCCTATTTCTTTAAAAATAAAATTAGATGGTAAAAAATATTATGTTAAAAGTGGAGGATATGCAAGAATATATTCTTATGTAGAAAAAATAAGAAAAGAAAGAAAGAATGTATTCTTCTTGCATGCTGGAGATATGGTACAAGGTACTATATATTTTACTTTGTGTCATGGAAAAGCAGATATAGATGTTTTAAATTCGTTATCCTTAGATGCTGCTGTGTTAGGTAATCATGAATTTGATAAAGGCCCAAAATTTTTATTACATAACATTTTATTTAAAGCTAAATTTCCTATTTTAAGTGCAAATGTAAAATCTAATTTATTTAAGAATATATTTTATCCTTTTATAATAAAAAAATTTAAAAAAGAAAAAGTTGCTATTGTTGGACTTACAACACCCTCTACAAAAGTTATCTCTTCCCCTGGCCCTGATGTAAAATTTGAAAATACATTAAAAATAGCTCGAAATGTAGTTAGTTATTTAAAATCTAGCGGTATTAATAAAATTATCTTTTTAACTCATCTTGGATTTAAAAGAGACCTTGAACTTGCTAAAAAAGTAGAAGATATAGATGTTATAGTAGGTGGGCATTCACATACTCTACTAGGTCAGTGGGATATTTTGGGCAAACACGATCTTCCTCCTTATCCTGTACTTATCTATAATGATAAAAAACCTGTTTTGATAGCAACCAGTTGGGAGTGGGGTAAAGTGGTTGGTGACTTAGACTTGGTATTTGATTCTAAGGGAGTATTGTTGCCAGCTAGTTGGAAAAATTCCAAATGTATAATGTTAATTAGTTCTGAAATAAAGTTTAAAACTAAAAGTGGGGAAAAAGTTCTTGTAAAAGGTACTGACTATAAAATGTTGATTCAGAAATTAGCAAAATCCAATGTTATTGTTATGCCAGAGGATCAAAAAATTAAGGCTATTATTAACAAGTATTCAAAAATAGTTGAAAAGCAAAGACAAAAAGTTGTTGCTACTATTACTCAAAATTTGTGGCATGTGCGTTTGCCTGGTGACACAGTAGAGGGACAAAAGTTGAAACAGGGTTCTCTATTAGCCCCTTTAGTTGCAAAAGCCTTTTTACTTAAGGCTAGACAAAATGGTGGAGCTGATTTGGCTTTGGAAAATGCAGGAGCTGTTCGTAAAAGTCTTAAAAAAGGAAAGGTTTCATTGGCAGATATTTATGAGGTGCTGCCATTTGGCAATACCTTATGCGTATTACAGATTACAGGTAAAAAATTAAAAATAGCCCTAGAAAATGCTGTGAGGCGCTCTTTGTTAGAAAAGAAAAATACAGGCTCTTTTCCTTATCTTGCTGGGGCTAGATTGATTTGGTCTAATAATAAAGAACTGATGGGTATAGAGGTGTTTGAAAATGGTGCTTGGGAATCTTTAAAAGAAGATAAAGTGTATAGAGTAGTTACAAATTCATATTTAGCTAGCGGTGGAGATTTTTATAAAGAGTTTAAAGGTGCTGTTAAAGAAGATTTGGGTTTTTTGTGTGCAGATGTTTTTTTAGAATTTTTAAGAGGAAGTAATTTTTAA
- a CDS encoding J domain-containing protein, with translation MSKEDILEAKKILDLPDKVSLKEIKQKYYMLLKRWHPDRCKENQQKCKEMTQKITIAYSIILKYFEEYKIDFSEKALKDVLSPEEWWFERFGHDPVWGKKNRF, from the coding sequence ATGAGCAAAGAAGATATATTAGAGGCTAAGAAAATTTTAGATTTGCCAGATAAGGTATCTTTAAAAGAGATTAAACAAAAATATTATATGTTATTAAAAAGGTGGCATCCTGATAGGTGTAAAGAAAATCAGCAGAAATGTAAGGAGATGACTCAAAAAATAACAATAGCTTATTCTATTATTTTAAAATATTTTGAAGAGTATAAAATTGATTTTAGTGAAAAGGCATTAAAAGATGTTCTTTCTCCAGAAGAATGGTGGTTTGAGCGTTTTGGGCATGACCCTGTGTGGGGAAAGAAGAATAGATTTTAA
- a CDS encoding cupin domain-containing protein: MSKLSKPIITKYLELKEYITKDNSIIKELMHPKVHGNSNQSLAEAIIPPYKTTFLHIHKTSEEIYHVLEGQGKMTLGENIFHITKGDTILIPPNTPHQVTNTEDTDLKILCCCAPPYSHEDTEILE, from the coding sequence ATGAGCAAGCTAAGTAAGCCTATTATAACTAAATATTTAGAATTAAAAGAATATATTACCAAAGATAATTCCATTATCAAAGAGCTTATGCATCCTAAAGTTCATGGAAATAGCAACCAAAGTCTTGCTGAAGCAATTATTCCTCCTTATAAAACAACTTTTTTACATATCCATAAGACATCAGAAGAAATTTATCATGTCTTAGAAGGACAAGGAAAAATGACGTTAGGAGAAAATATTTTTCACATTACTAAAGGAGATACGATCTTAATACCCCCTAATACACCTCATCAAGTAACTAATACAGAAGATACTGATCTAAAAATTTTGTGTTGTTGTGCGCCTCCATATAGTCATGAAGACACAGAAATTTTGGAGTAA